A genomic window from Denticeps clupeoides chromosome 11, fDenClu1.1, whole genome shotgun sequence includes:
- the LOC114799593 gene encoding nucleotide-binding oligomerization domain-containing protein 2: MNDLRLSACPEQKKLLTGLCDKSTNTLEEPSEMISTNEAAHKLEPNVASDGSPTTQEDPRKEPDLQKQLGAMVEVLKNSDEVDQLVLRNTGLTDTLLQDLADALKSSLSEVTMINLNLNHIGPSGVNTLLELIRSKPHLKSLFIFGNQLGDSGVQALLLGLAELQYKTIWATEAPSQSEATPAATVEPQLPAFTGFSLRELDLGGNSMGGAGLRVLATYLRRHSQLQYLGLGQTSDPDGAAWADLFDSLKANAHLAHIILDECGLGDHGVKLFAEALKASMSLSKVDLDGNGIAESGGNAILEALVSRRHSPLQHLSIEEGNYITTALMMKILQEMNRLAPL; encoded by the exons ATGAATGATTTGCGGCTGTCTGCGTGCCCAGAACAGAAGAAACTCCTCACCGGTCTCTGTGATAAAAGCACCAATACTCTGGAGGAGCCATCTGAGATGATTAGCACCAATGAAGCTGCTCACA AGTTGGAGCCAAATGTGGCCTCCGATGGATCACCTACAACACAAGAGGATCCCAGGAAAGAGCCAGACCTGCAGAAACAG CTAGGTGCTATGGTGGAGGTGCTGAAGAACTCTGACGAGGTGGACCAGCTGGTGCTCAGGAACACGGGTTTGACTGACACGCTCTTGCAGGACTTGGCAGACGCTCTGAAGTCCAGCTTGTCGGAAGTCACCATgatcaacctcaacctcaaccaCATTGGGCCCTCTGGAGTCAACACTCTGTTAGAGCTCATACGGAGCAAACCGCATCTCAAGAGCCTTTT CATATTCGGGAACCAGCTGGGTGATTCGGGAGTTCAGGCCCTGCTTCTTGGTTTAGCTGAATTACAATATAAAACGATTTGGGCCACTGAGGCACCTTCACAGTCTGAAGCAACACCCGCGGCCACGGTAGAGCCCCAGTTGCCGGCCTTCACGGGTTTCAGTCTCCGGGAGCTGGACCTGGGTGGCAACAGCATGGGCGGAGCCGGCCTGCGAGTCCTGGCCACCTACCTGAGGCGGCACTCCCAGCTACAGTACCTGGGCTTGGGCCAAACCAGTGACCCTGATGGTGCAGCATGGGCGGATCTGTTTGATAGTCTGAAAGCAAATGCTCATCTTGCTCACATTATTTTAGACGAATGTGGCCTAGGGGACCACGGGGTGAAACTTTTTGCTGAAGCTCTGAAAGCAAGCATGAGTCTGAGCAAAGTCGACCTGGATGGGAACGGTATTGCTGAATCTGGGGGGAATGCGATTCTGGAAGCTTTGGTGAGCCGGAGGCACAGCCCACTTCAGCACCTCAGCATCGAGGAGGGGAATTACATCACCACAGCTCTGATGATGAAAATCCTTCAGGAGATGAACAGACTGGCTCCTCTCTAA
- the LOC114799595 gene encoding uncharacterized protein LOC114799595 yields MQEKSTHKKSAGGRAGMDTYEQQSLRRVRKISQTIARDLCHKIPQINGNNVETQSLIGRGERSRRPTCRLPLVDSLITDRANLLLQDASPAMQSRKTILPGKVGDLYLPRITGKLVRGPLSQSCPYLYSRRRGSVSSILSHRSSDCSTQGPARTQKISSSSRSNVMVTMTYLGQKFSGTSLDEMKVLQQICGGENICVFKGPVRPGEQFQFISQRHLAYPFSATFYVNGIIAGRISSCCEYRYTPGLQQGQKSCFRLSRLTGGKPCYRCVNARLSIVQPVQKPKEAPIDPHLYPDVLESRTSSPLFVPVGMERDARRTKTHPTDRISMSTDSEDIAHNTKERGPAKRQKDHQSQKKDSKRSVASQTHKEPNPPGGGPSMSKPQGLQQGSRSGGKVNPPEGRKSPEAGECCSTSTACGYPLYVVPRR; encoded by the exons ATGCAAGAAAAATCTACACACAAAAAGAGTGCCG GGGGACGAGCAGGGATGGACACGTATGAGCAACAGTCACTGAGACGCGTCCGAAAGATCAGCCAGACCATCGCTCGGGATCTGTGTCACAAGATACCCCAAATCAACGGCAACAATGTGGAG ACCCAGTCTCTGATCGGAAGAGGAGAAAGGAGCCGCAGACCCACGTGTCGTCTGCCTTTGGTTGACAGCTTAATTACAGACCGGGCCAACCTCCTCCTGCAGGACGCCTCCCCTGCCATGCAGAGCAGGAAG ACTATTCTGCCCGGAAAAGTCGGTGACTTGTACCTGCCAAGGATCACTGGGAAGCTGGTTAGAGGACCACTGAGTCAGTCCTGCCCGTATCTGTACAGCAGAAGGCGGGGTTCCGTCTCCTCTATCCTTTCACATAGGAGCTCGGACTGCAGCACGCAG GGACCTGCCAGGACACAAAAGATCTCTAGCTCCAGCAGGTCAAACGTCATGGTGACCATGACCTACTTGGGGCAGAAATTCAGCGGGACTTCCCTGGACGAGATGAAGGTGCTCCAGCAGATCTGTGGGGGAGAGAACATCTGCGTATTTAAGGGACCGGTCCGACCTGGTG AACAGTTCCAGTTCATTTCCCAGAGGCACCTGGCGTACCCATTCAGTGCCACCTTCTACGTGAATGGCATTATTGCAGGCAGGATCAGCTCGTGCTGTGAGTATCGCTACACGCCTGGCCTCCAGCAGGGGCAGAAGAGCTGCTTCAGACTGAGCCGTCTCACTGGAGGCAAGCCTTGCTACAG ATGTGTCAACGCAAGGCTCAGCATAGTTCAACCTGTCCAAAAACCAAAAGAGG CACCCATAGATCCACATCTATACCCAGACGTGTTGGAGTCCCGCACCTCATCACCTCTGTTTGTTCCTGTTGGAATGGAGAGAGATGCAAGAAGGACAAAGACGCATCCCACAGACAGGATCTCCATGTCCACAGACAGCGAGGACATCGCTCACAACACAAAAGAAAGGGGACCAGCCAAACGCCAAAAAGACCACCAGAGCCAAAAGAAGGACAGCAAGAGGTCAGTGGCTTCACAAACCCACAAGGAGCCAAACCCCCCAGGAGGTGGTCCTAGCATGTCCAAGCCTCAAGGTCTTCAGCAGGGCTCCAGGTCAGGAGGGAAAGTGAATCCGCCGGAAGGCCGTAAATCTCCAGAAGCCGGTGAGTGTTGCTCCACCTCCACAGCTTGTGGATATCCTCTGTACGTCGTGCCCAGAAGATGA